One Maribacter cobaltidurans genomic window carries:
- a CDS encoding UDP-N-acetylmuramate--L-alanine ligase — protein sequence MKIHFIAIGGSAMHNLALALHHKGDQVTGSDDVIFEPSKSRLEAQNLLPEEFGWFHEKIHEGLDAIVLGMHAKADNPELLKAQELGLTIYSYPEFLYEQSKDKTRVVIGGSHGKTTITSMILHVLNYHEIGVDYMVGAQLEGFDRMVHLTKENDFIVLEGDEYLSSPIDRRPKFHLYKPNIALLSGIAWDHINVFPTFENYVEQFKIFVDSIVKGGSITYNEEDAEVREVVESSENSIRKLPYHTPDYEVIDGETLLSTPEGPMPIAVFGKHNLSNLAGAKWICQNMGVDEDDFYEAIASFKGASKRLEKIAEGPNSIAFKDFAHSPSKVKATANAVKEQYPDRKLVACLELHTYSSFNPEFLKEYKGALDAADEAVIFFLPESVAIKKLKEVTPEQVSEAFGRTDLRIFKKAEPFHSFIKNKEYSNTTLLLMSSGNYGGLEFREVKGIIEH from the coding sequence ATGAAAATACATTTTATTGCCATAGGTGGAAGTGCTATGCATAACCTCGCGTTGGCATTGCATCATAAAGGTGATCAGGTCACTGGTAGCGACGATGTCATTTTTGAGCCTTCTAAATCAAGACTAGAGGCGCAAAATTTGTTGCCTGAAGAATTTGGGTGGTTTCATGAAAAAATACATGAAGGATTGGATGCCATAGTTCTAGGAATGCATGCCAAGGCCGATAATCCTGAGCTTTTAAAGGCACAGGAACTTGGTTTGACCATTTATTCCTACCCCGAATTCCTTTATGAGCAATCCAAGGACAAGACCCGGGTGGTAATAGGGGGTAGTCATGGTAAAACAACAATTACCTCAATGATTTTACATGTGCTCAACTATCATGAAATAGGGGTAGATTATATGGTAGGGGCACAATTGGAAGGTTTCGACAGAATGGTGCATTTAACCAAGGAGAACGATTTTATCGTTTTGGAAGGCGATGAATATCTATCTTCCCCAATAGACAGGAGACCCAAATTTCATTTGTATAAACCCAACATCGCTTTGCTCAGTGGCATTGCCTGGGACCACATCAATGTCTTTCCCACCTTCGAGAATTACGTGGAACAGTTCAAGATTTTTGTTGATAGTATCGTCAAGGGTGGAAGCATTACCTATAACGAGGAGGATGCTGAGGTTAGGGAAGTGGTGGAATCTTCGGAAAATTCCATTCGGAAGTTGCCTTATCATACCCCTGATTATGAGGTTATTGATGGGGAAACCCTTCTTTCCACACCTGAGGGTCCCATGCCCATAGCCGTTTTTGGCAAACATAACTTGAGCAATCTTGCAGGTGCAAAATGGATCTGCCAGAATATGGGTGTGGATGAGGATGACTTTTATGAAGCTATCGCATCTTTTAAAGGAGCTTCAAAACGCCTGGAGAAAATCGCCGAGGGTCCCAATAGTATCGCCTTTAAGGATTTTGCCCATAGTCCGAGCAAAGTTAAGGCAACGGCTAATGCGGTGAAGGAACAGTATCCGGATAGAAAACTGGTGGCCTGTTTGGAACTTCATACGTATAGTAGCTTCAATCCAGAATTCCTAAAGGAATATAAAGGAGCATTGGATGCAGCGGACGAAGCGGTGATTTTCTTTTTGCCTGAATCCGTAGCGATAAAAAAATTAAAGGAAGTTACACCTGAGCAAGTTTCCGAAGCTTTTGGTAGGACCGATTTACGAATATTCAAAAAGGCAGAACCCTTTCATTCCTTTATTAAGAACAAAGAATATTCCAACACCACACTGCTTCTTATGAGTTCCGGTAATTATGGCGGTTTGGAATTTAGAGAAGTTAAAGGGATTATAGAACATTGA
- a CDS encoding polysaccharide deacetylase family protein, with protein MKQVFTKILGIEIGFTTKVEDFIKHKEEKITYTKQPLQNEFFVRSHELLFEQGVNDIEINVQSWDNVPCFFFAGERSNVPFDIFAASFYLISRYEEYLPHVKDAHGRFPAKGSLAYEYKFLERPVVDIWAMKLFVLLKERFPTLVQGPRKYRFMSLIDVTTSHCYANRGFIRGTAGFLLDLGTFRIRRLVERIAVGLNIKKDPYDNFATLIEWHKKLNIKSIFFFQFANYSKYDKNVSTNSNNFKSLIKYIGDYSKVALAASYSSFNNVELLKEEKQNLEDVINRPVNFSRMRYNRVDVPETYRNLIDAEFSDDFTMGYSHQIGFRAGTCTPFQFYDIPLEVQQPIKVFPFVMHDYALREIDKKVELEKRMDAIYNEVKLVKGTFISVFSNELLGSEHKFDWKEVYYRLISKYNV; from the coding sequence ATGAAGCAGGTATTCACCAAGATTCTGGGTATAGAAATTGGCTTCACCACCAAGGTCGAAGATTTCATTAAGCATAAGGAAGAAAAGATAACGTATACCAAACAGCCGTTACAGAATGAATTTTTTGTACGTAGCCATGAACTCCTTTTTGAACAAGGGGTCAACGATATTGAAATAAACGTCCAAAGCTGGGACAATGTGCCCTGTTTTTTCTTTGCAGGGGAAAGAAGCAATGTGCCCTTCGATATTTTTGCTGCATCCTTTTATTTGATCAGTAGATATGAGGAATATCTACCTCATGTAAAGGATGCCCATGGACGCTTTCCGGCAAAGGGAAGTTTGGCCTACGAGTATAAGTTCCTAGAGCGACCTGTGGTGGATATATGGGCTATGAAATTGTTCGTTCTGCTCAAGGAGCGATTCCCAACCTTGGTTCAGGGACCCAGAAAATATAGATTCATGTCGTTGATTGACGTGACTACTTCCCATTGCTATGCCAATAGGGGATTTATTAGGGGAACAGCAGGCTTTTTATTGGATTTGGGAACTTTCAGGATTAGAAGATTGGTGGAACGAATAGCGGTGGGGTTAAACATCAAAAAAGATCCTTACGATAATTTCGCCACCTTGATCGAATGGCACAAAAAACTCAACATAAAGAGTATTTTCTTTTTTCAGTTTGCCAACTATTCAAAATACGACAAGAACGTATCTACAAATAGCAATAACTTTAAATCCCTAATTAAATACATAGGTGATTATTCCAAAGTGGCCTTGGCCGCATCCTATAGTTCCTTTAATAATGTGGAACTATTGAAAGAAGAGAAACAAAATCTTGAGGACGTGATCAACAGGCCGGTAAACTTTTCCAGAATGCGCTATAATCGGGTCGATGTTCCGGAAACCTACAGAAATCTTATTGACGCAGAATTTTCAGATGATTTTACCATGGGCTATAGCCATCAGATAGGTTTTAGGGCAGGAACCTGTACGCCATTCCAGTTTTATGATATCCCTCTAGAGGTGCAACAACCCATTAAGGTGTTCCCCTTTGTTATGCATGATTATGCTCTAAGGGAAATTGACAAGAAGGTGGAACTGGAAAAAAGAATGGATGCCATTTACAATGAAGTAAAGTTGGTCAAGGGAACCTTTATCTCCGTATTTTCCAATGAATTATTAGGTTCCGAACATAAATTCGATTGGAAGGAAGTGTACTATAGGTTAATCAGTAAATACAATGTTTAA
- a CDS encoding cupin domain-containing protein, with protein MNLNLDKIDSVEIMPGYHGKLIHAETMSIAYWNVDKNAAVPEHSHMHEQVMHVLDGDFEFTLDGETKTYHPGDIVVIAPFKKHSGKALTPCRLMDVFSPVREEYK; from the coding sequence ATGAACTTAAACCTTGATAAAATAGATTCCGTTGAAATAATGCCTGGTTATCATGGTAAACTGATCCATGCAGAAACTATGAGTATTGCTTATTGGAACGTAGATAAGAATGCAGCGGTCCCCGAACATTCGCATATGCACGAACAAGTTATGCACGTTCTGGATGGTGATTTCGAATTTACCCTTGATGGGGAAACAAAAACCTATCATCCCGGAGACATTGTTGTTATAGCACCATTCAAAAAACACAGTGGCAAAGCCTTAACCCCATGTAGATTAATGGACGTGTTCAGTCCTGTCAGGGAAGAATACAAATAG
- a CDS encoding DUF5723 family protein gives MNRFKSISFFILLVCNLLGAQNKQILYDFNEIPQSLMLNPGVESDFKWYSGIPMISGISGYVGSNGVSVNDIFAEDGLDINDKVRDRMVYALRPRDEFSGNVQMELLNIGFRSGNPNLFFSGGAYLEFDNITYWPRDYVQLIFDGNADQLGRRFSLRDLKTRGSLVTVYHLGINKKVDKNLTVGARGKIYSGMVDYNSTRNSGYLVNTEGQNNILNTTLNADLELRTSGFGQLDDASDNGTLSNTLIKRALFGGDLGLGLDLGFSYRFNEQTLFTASVLDLGFMYHSGDTKNYSLVGNASSEGIQINVLRELSNLNRDYWQDLVDEIEELIPFEETNLAYITFRPTKVNASLRYDFGKPTGSSEDCDCTIDASSGRQPRVSYRNSVGAHLFLINRPRGPQAAVTAFYMRRLGNILALKATYTADKFSYTNVGFGLNLQAGPVNLYAMADNLLSYRNIAASNYASFQLGLNIISWGRK, from the coding sequence ATGAATCGGTTTAAATCAATTTCATTTTTTATACTGTTGGTATGCAACCTTCTTGGGGCGCAGAACAAACAGATATTGTACGATTTTAATGAAATTCCCCAATCCTTGATGTTGAATCCTGGAGTGGAAAGCGATTTTAAGTGGTATTCAGGTATCCCAATGATATCGGGTATTTCGGGGTATGTTGGTTCCAATGGTGTTTCCGTAAACGATATTTTTGCCGAAGATGGGCTGGATATTAACGACAAGGTCAGGGATAGAATGGTCTATGCGCTTCGCCCGAGGGACGAATTTAGTGGGAATGTGCAAATGGAGCTTCTTAACATCGGGTTTAGAAGTGGTAATCCCAATTTGTTCTTTAGCGGCGGTGCCTATTTGGAGTTTGATAATATTACCTATTGGCCTAGGGATTATGTTCAACTGATTTTTGATGGCAATGCCGATCAATTGGGTAGAAGATTCAGTTTAAGAGATTTAAAAACACGCGGCTCTTTAGTGACCGTGTATCATTTGGGCATCAATAAAAAGGTAGACAAAAACTTGACCGTTGGTGCTAGGGGAAAAATTTATTCTGGTATGGTTGATTATAATTCTACCAGAAATAGCGGATACTTGGTAAACACCGAAGGACAGAATAATATTCTCAACACCACCTTAAATGCCGATTTGGAATTGCGGACTTCTGGTTTTGGTCAATTGGACGATGCTTCGGATAACGGTACCCTATCAAACACGTTGATCAAAAGAGCCCTTTTTGGAGGTGATTTGGGTCTAGGACTGGATTTGGGCTTTTCCTACAGGTTTAACGAACAAACCTTATTTACGGCCAGTGTGTTGGATTTAGGATTTATGTATCACAGTGGCGATACGAAAAATTATAGTCTCGTGGGAAATGCGAGTTCAGAAGGTATTCAAATCAACGTATTGCGCGAATTGTCCAATCTGAACCGTGATTATTGGCAGGATTTGGTGGATGAAATTGAGGAACTCATACCTTTTGAAGAGACCAATTTAGCCTATATAACCTTCAGGCCTACCAAGGTAAATGCCTCACTTCGATATGATTTTGGTAAACCTACAGGTTCATCGGAAGATTGTGATTGTACAATAGATGCTTCCAGTGGCCGTCAACCTAGGGTTTCCTACCGGAATTCCGTAGGAGCACACCTTTTTTTGATCAATAGACCCCGTGGACCCCAAGCCGCGGTGACGGCATTTTATATGCGAAGATTAGGAAATATTCTAGCACTTAAAGCTACATACACAGCGGACAAATTCAGTTATACCAATGTTGGCTTTGGACTTAACCTTCAGGCAGGCCCGGTAAACTTGTATGCCATGGCAGACAACCTGCTATCGTATAGGAATATCGCGGCCAGTAATTATGCATCTTTCCAGTTAGGATTAAATATTATATCTTGGGGGAGAAAGTAA
- a CDS encoding SDR family oxidoreductase — translation MNISLKGKKALIGGSSGGIGKAIALQLAESGASVTLMSRSEDKLKNIISGLPTDQGQEHQYLKVDFNDFKSYQKIIEGYFQQNQVDILVNNTQGPSAGSALEKKVTDYQKAFDLLFKTVVFTTELALEAMMKNNWGRIINVASVSVKEPLSYLALSNSIRAAVVTWAKSLATDVGKHKITVNNILTGYFDTDRIAQLNAKKAEQMGIPQDAVRKEMEMKVPLQRIGDPKEYGYLATFLASEKASFITGTNIPIDGGLLKSL, via the coding sequence ATGAACATATCCCTAAAAGGAAAAAAAGCATTGATTGGTGGCAGTAGTGGCGGTATAGGAAAAGCTATAGCGTTACAGCTGGCAGAAAGTGGGGCCAGCGTTACCCTAATGTCCAGAAGCGAAGATAAATTAAAGAACATCATATCCGGTTTACCCACAGACCAAGGTCAGGAACATCAATATCTAAAAGTTGATTTTAATGATTTTAAAAGTTACCAAAAAATAATTGAAGGGTATTTCCAACAAAACCAGGTCGATATTCTGGTGAACAATACCCAAGGACCCAGTGCCGGGAGCGCTCTTGAAAAAAAGGTTACCGACTATCAAAAAGCTTTCGACTTATTATTCAAAACAGTTGTTTTCACCACGGAATTGGCTTTGGAAGCTATGATGAAAAATAATTGGGGGCGTATCATCAATGTCGCCTCCGTATCGGTGAAGGAACCACTTTCCTATTTGGCACTTTCCAATAGTATTCGCGCTGCGGTAGTAACTTGGGCAAAGTCTTTGGCCACAGATGTTGGAAAGCATAAAATTACTGTAAACAATATTCTGACGGGGTATTTTGATACCGACCGAATTGCACAGCTAAATGCAAAAAAAGCAGAACAAATGGGAATCCCCCAAGATGCGGTTCGAAAGGAAATGGAAATGAAAGTTCCCCTACAACGTATTGGCGACCCAAAGGAATATGGCTATTTGGCAACCTTCTTGGCCTCGGAGAAAGCTTCTTTCATCACAGGTACCAATATTCCTATTGATGGCGGATTGCTTAAAAGTCTGTAA
- a CDS encoding YjjG family noncanonical pyrimidine nucleotidase, whose translation MFKNLVTDIFFDLDHTLWDFEKNSSLTFEKILVEHHIDISLQTFLEVYVPTNLAFWKLYREERITKSELRYQRLKTVFDQLGRNISDEVIHSLSNEYINHLSSYNHLFPDAITILDYLRPRYRLHIITNGFQEIQEKKLRNSGIHHYFEHIVDSEMAGVKKPNPIIFELALEKAKVHPQKSLMIGDSLEADILGAKFVGLHTLHFNAHGDPEHDHAPIIRELKEIKTYL comes from the coding sequence ATGTTTAAAAACTTGGTCACCGATATATTTTTTGATTTGGACCACACGTTATGGGACTTTGAAAAAAATTCGTCACTCACTTTTGAAAAAATACTGGTGGAACATCACATTGATATTTCCCTACAAACCTTTTTAGAGGTTTATGTCCCTACCAATCTCGCTTTTTGGAAATTATACAGGGAGGAAAGGATAACAAAGTCGGAACTTAGGTATCAGCGTTTAAAAACAGTTTTTGATCAGTTGGGGCGGAATATTTCCGATGAAGTTATCCATAGTTTATCCAACGAATATATCAATCATTTATCCTCTTATAATCATCTATTTCCGGATGCGATAACGATACTGGATTATCTTCGACCTAGGTACAGACTTCATATCATTACCAATGGATTTCAGGAAATTCAGGAAAAGAAACTAAGGAATTCCGGCATACATCATTATTTTGAGCACATTGTAGACTCTGAAATGGCCGGTGTAAAGAAACCTAATCCTATAATTTTTGAGTTGGCCCTGGAAAAGGCCAAGGTTCATCCCCAGAAATCGCTAATGATTGGGGACAGCTTGGAAGCAGATATTCTAGGAGCCAAATTCGTTGGACTCCATACCCTCCACTTTAATGCCCATGGAGATCCCGAACATGATCACGCTCCTATCATAAGGGAATTGAAGGAAATAAAAACCTATTTATAG
- the radC gene encoding RadC family protein — MEEKPISLSIKNWSDDDKPREKLLNKGRTALSNAELIAILIGSGSRNESAVELSKRILASVDNNLNELGKLSIQQLMKFKGIGEAKAISIAAAMEIGRRRRGEDAQKIEKIGSSQDAYEVLQPIMGELEHEEFWILYLNNSNKILHKAQLSKGGITGTLVDVRLIMKQALELGAVAIILAHNHPSGTLKPSNADKEITQKVKNASGSLDIRVLDHLIITQKEYFSFADNQLL, encoded by the coding sequence ATGGAAGAAAAGCCTATTTCCTTATCGATCAAAAACTGGTCAGATGATGACAAGCCCAGGGAAAAGCTCCTGAACAAAGGGCGTACGGCCTTGTCCAATGCCGAGTTGATCGCTATTCTAATTGGTTCGGGAAGTAGGAACGAAAGTGCCGTGGAACTTTCAAAGAGAATTTTGGCCTCTGTAGATAATAACCTGAATGAATTGGGGAAACTTAGTATTCAGCAATTGATGAAGTTCAAGGGCATTGGAGAGGCAAAGGCCATTAGTATTGCGGCGGCCATGGAAATAGGTAGGCGCAGAAGGGGAGAGGATGCCCAAAAAATAGAGAAAATAGGAAGCAGTCAGGATGCCTATGAGGTTTTACAGCCTATTATGGGCGAGTTGGAACATGAGGAGTTTTGGATTTTGTACCTGAACAATTCCAATAAGATTTTGCATAAGGCACAGTTAAGCAAGGGCGGTATAACCGGAACTTTGGTAGATGTAAGATTGATAATGAAACAGGCCTTGGAATTGGGAGCGGTGGCCATTATTTTGGCACATAACCACCCCTCCGGCACTTTAAAACCGAGCAATGCGGATAAGGAGATTACCCAAAAAGTAAAAAATGCATCTGGGTCTTTGGACATTCGTGTACTGGACCATCTCATCATAACGCAAAAGGAATATTTTAGCTTTGCCGATAATCAGTTATTGTAA